One region of Primulina tabacum isolate GXHZ01 chromosome 17, ASM2559414v2, whole genome shotgun sequence genomic DNA includes:
- the LOC142530763 gene encoding heat shock cognate 70 kDa protein-like, producing MARKNIEAPAIGIDLGTTYSCVAVWRHDRAEIIPNDQGDRTTPSYVAFSPVERLIGGAAKNLAAMNPTNTIFDAKRLIGRRFSDSLVQKDLKLWPFKVISGPDDKPMIVVTFKGEQKKFVAEEISSMVLTKMKETAEAFLGSIVKKAVITVPAYFNDSQRQATKDAGTIAGLNVLRIVVEPTAAAIAYGFDKKFDSSGKKSNVLIFDLGGGTFDVSLLTMENSLFTVMAIAGDTHLGGEDFDDRMVNHCVQEFKRKHRKDIGDNPRALRRLRTSCERAKRNLSSATETNIGIDCLYDAVDFDYNITRAKFEELNMDLFKKCIKHVEECLNDAKMDKNSIHDVVLVGGSTRIPKVQQMLQDFFNGKELCKSIHPDEAVASGAAIQAALLAGQGNADVQGILLCEVTPLSLGVHVEGGEMSVIIPRNTAIPTKKEEQFMTCADNQSVALIQVFEGERARTVNNNLLGKFELTGIPPAARGIPKLTICFDVDANGILNVSAEDQTTGNKNNITIINDKGRLSTEEIERMLREAKFFKDEDEQHKRRVEAKNELENYVYSMRNKIKNDNNYAFNLTYSDKRKFENAAELANEWLENNQDSGEDQFKNKMRELENICNPIIAQMYSGSSTGPKIDEVD from the exons ATGGCTAGAAAAAATATTGAAGCTCCGGCAATTGGAATCGATTTGGGCACGACTTATTCATGCGTAGCCGTGTGGCGGCATGATCGTGCTGAGATCATACCCAATGATCAGGGCGATCGCACAACACCTTCTTATGTAGCTTTCAGTCCCGTCGAACGTCTCATCGGCGGAGCCGCCAAGAATCTTGCCGCCATGAACCCAACCAACACCATATTTG ATGCTAAGAGGTTGATCGGTCGGAGATTCAGCGACTCTTTGGTCCAGAAGGATTTGAAACTCTGGCCTTTCAAGGTCATTTCCGGCCCTGATGATAAACCCATGATTGTGGTTACCTTCAAAGGTGAACAGAAGAAATTTGTGGCCGAAGAGATTTCATCAATGGTCCTCACCAAGATGAAAGAAACCGCGGAAGCTTTTCTTGGGTCGATAGTAAAAAAAGCAGTTATCACGGTACCTGCCTACTTCAACGATTCGCAGAGGCAAGCAACCAAGGATGCTGGAACCATTGCTGGGCTTAATGTCCTGCGTATCGTTGTTGAACCAACCGCTGCGGCCATTGCGTATGGTTTTGACAAAAAGTTTGATAGCTCTGGTAAAAAGAGTAATGTGCTTATTTTCGACCTCGGGGGTGGCACCTTTGACGTGTCTCTTCTCACTATGGAGAATAGCCTGTTTACCGTTATGGCCATTGCTGGTGACACCCACCTTGGAGGAGAGGATTTCGATGATAGAATGGTTAACCATTGTGTTCAAGAGTTCAAGAGAAAGCACAGGAAGGACATAGGTGACAATCCCCGAGCGTTGAGGAGGTTGAGGACATCGTGTGAGAGGGCAAAGAGGAATCTATCGTCTGCAACAGAAACAAACATCGGAATCGattgtttgtatgatgcagTCGATTTTGACTACAATATAACTCGTGCAAAATTTGAGGAGCTTAACATGGATTTGTTCAAGAAATGCATTAAACATGTGGAGGAGTGTCTGAATGATGCCAAGATGGACAAGAATAGTATCCATGATGTGGTGCTAGTTGGCGGATCCACTAGAATTCCGAAGGTCCAACAAATGCTGCAAGATTTTTTTAATGGCAAGGAGTTGTGCAAGAGCATCCATCCTGACGAGGCCGTCGCTTCTGGTGCAGCGATTCAAGCAGCGTTATTAGCTGGCCAGGGCAATGCAGATGTTCAAGGCATACTGTTATGCGAAGTCACGCCTTTGTCACTTGGCGTACATGTCGAAGGAGGTGAAATGAGTGTGATAATACCAAGAAACACTGCTATTCCTACCAAGAAGGAGGAACAATTCATGACATGTGCAGACAACCAAAGCGTCGCGCTGATACAAGTGTTCGAGGGAGAAAGGGCGAGAACGGTGAATAACAATTTGTTGGGCAAATTCGAGCTCACTGGCATCCCACCAGCTGCGAGAGGCATCCCTAAATTAACCATCTGCTTTGATGTCGACGCAAATGGGATTCTGAATGTCTCTGCCGAAGATCAAACAACtggaaataaaaataacatcaCAATCATCAATGACAAAGGCAGGCTATCTACCGAAGAGATCGAGAGAATGCTGCGAGAAGCCAAGTTCTTTAAGGACGAAGATGAGCAGCATAAAAGGAGAGTTGAGGCCAAGAATGAGCTGGAGAATTATGTCTACAGTAtgagaaataaaattaaaaatgacAACAATTATGCTTTCAACTTGACATATTCAGACAAGAGAAAATTCGAAAATGCAGCTGAGCTTGCTAACGAGTGGTTGGAGAACAACCAAGACAGCGGAGAAGACCAGTTTAAGAATAAAATGAGAGAACTAGAGAACATCTGCAACCCCATAATTGCACAGATGTATTCGGGTAGCAGTACCGGTCCTAAGATTGACGAAGTTGATTAA